The Rhodococcus triatomae genome includes a window with the following:
- the cobT gene encoding nicotinate-nucleotide--dimethylbenzimidazole phosphoribosyltransferase: MTDDPSRFDSITPPDAGIRAEAQARQRLLTKPEGSLGRLEELAIWAAACQGQCPPRAFARPRVVVFAGDHGIAAHGVSAYPPEVTVQMVANILAGGAAVNALAATAGASVRVVDLAVNGESPESVSGHKIRRSSGSIDREDALTDEETLRAIAAGRAIADDEIDSGADLLVAGDMGIGNTTPATVLVASLAGVEPVAAVGRGTGVDDAGWIRKTAAIRDAMWRARPVVRDTTALLRTVGGADLAAMAGFLAQAALRRTPVVLDGLVVTAAAVVAEELASGAAQWWVAGHRSTEPAHTIALEHLRLRPLLELDMRLGEGSGALAALPVLQGAVATLAEMATFAEAGVSTAAEDTDTSGASPEPDHAVPSSAEPAASNAEPAAG; this comes from the coding sequence GTGACCGACGATCCGAGCCGTTTCGACTCCATCACTCCCCCGGACGCGGGAATCCGTGCCGAGGCGCAGGCACGGCAACGGTTGCTCACCAAACCGGAGGGCTCCCTCGGCCGCCTGGAGGAACTGGCGATCTGGGCCGCCGCGTGCCAGGGGCAGTGCCCACCGCGTGCGTTCGCCCGCCCTCGCGTCGTGGTGTTCGCGGGCGATCACGGCATCGCCGCACACGGAGTTTCCGCGTATCCGCCGGAGGTCACCGTCCAGATGGTGGCCAACATCCTCGCGGGCGGCGCCGCCGTCAACGCCCTGGCCGCCACGGCGGGGGCGAGCGTGCGAGTGGTCGATCTGGCGGTGAACGGCGAGTCCCCGGAGTCGGTGTCCGGGCACAAGATTCGCCGATCCTCGGGCTCCATCGACCGCGAGGACGCCCTCACCGACGAGGAGACCCTCCGGGCGATCGCCGCGGGACGGGCCATTGCGGACGACGAGATCGACTCCGGCGCAGATCTTCTCGTTGCCGGCGACATGGGTATCGGCAACACGACGCCGGCCACCGTCCTCGTCGCGAGCCTCGCGGGAGTCGAGCCGGTGGCCGCGGTCGGACGCGGCACCGGAGTCGACGACGCCGGCTGGATCCGCAAGACGGCCGCGATCCGCGACGCGATGTGGCGCGCCCGGCCGGTGGTCCGTGACACGACGGCTCTGCTGCGCACCGTCGGCGGTGCCGACCTCGCCGCCATGGCAGGATTCCTCGCCCAGGCCGCGTTGCGGCGCACGCCGGTCGTACTCGACGGCTTGGTGGTCACTGCAGCCGCCGTCGTGGCCGAGGAACTCGCCTCCGGCGCCGCCCAGTGGTGGGTCGCCGGACATCGCTCGACCGAACCGGCACACACCATCGCGCTCGAGCACCTACGGCTGAGACCTCTCCTGGAACTCGACATGCGACTCGGCGAGGGATCGGGGGCGCTCGCGGCGCTACCGGTGTTGCAGGGAGCGGTCGCCACCCTCGCCGAGATGGCCACTTTCGCCGAGGCCGGGGTGAGCACCGCCGCCGAGGACACCGACACCTCGGGGGCGAGTCCCGAGCCGGACCACGCAGTGCCGTCGAGCGCCGAGCCTGCGGCGTCGAACGCCGAGCCGGCCGCGGGCTGA